gacgaaataaaaaatatgttgacttaTATGTTTAAATCTGTTTTTGTTCATAGGTACAGAGATACATTACCTGAAATACGTGCAATTTGTATGGCAGAAATTGGTGTCtggatgaaaaaatttcaccaaAATTTCTTGGACGATTCGTACCTGAAGTACATCGGCTGGACGTTGCATGACAAAGTGGGTGAGGTCAGATTGAAATGTCTGCAAGCTTTGCAGCCACTTTATGCCTCGGAAGAGCTCAAAGCAAAACTTGAACTCTTCACTAGTAAATTCAAAGATCGAATTGTCGCGATGACTCTTGACAAAGAGTACGACGTAGCTGTCCAAGCTGTCAAACTTGTAATATCTATTCTCAagcatcatcgtgaaattctGACAGACAAAGACTGCGAGCATGTTTACGAACTTGTTTATTCATCACATCGAGCGGTAGCTCAAGCTGCCggtgaatttttaaatgaacgaTTGTTTACTCAAGACGAAGAAGCAGTGGCAGGTGTAAAGACAAAGAGAGGAAAGAAAAGACTTCCGAACACTCCACTTATTAGAgatttagttttgttttttattgagtCAGAGTTACATGAACACGGCGCTTATCTTGTTGACTCACTTATTGAGACAAATCAAATGATGAAAGACTGGGAGTGCATGACTGACTTACTACTAGAAGAAGCTGGACCAGAGGAAGAGGCTCTTGATAATCAGAAGGAAACGTCACTGATTGAATTGATGGTATGCTGCATTAAACAAGCGGCGACTGGTGAAGCTCCAGTCGGACGTGGGCCCACTCGTAAAATTTTGTCTACCAAAGAACAGAAACAGGTTCAAGATGACAAACAAAAATTGACTGAGCATTTTATTGTCACTCTTCCTCTTTTGCTGGATAAGTACAGCGCTGACCCGGAGAAGCTGGCTAATTTATTGTCCGTACCGCAATATTTTGATCTGGACATTTACACTAAATCACGGcaggaaaaaaatcttgagaCTCTGCtcgaaaaaattcatgttaTCGTTGAGAAAACTCATGATAATGACGTACTAGATACTGCTGCCAAAACTTTGGAGCATATGTGCGTCGAGGGTAATGCGATATTTACAAAATGTGACATCTCACGCTCAACACTTATCGACactattgttaataaatacaatgaaGTGATTGATGATTACAGAAATTTAATAGAAGGTGCCGAGGTTCCAAATGAAGATGAGATCTTTGATGTCGTTCATtcccttaaaaaaattgcaatattTTACAGCTGCCACAACATGAATGGTAAGAAAATTTGGGCTTCACTTTATCGAGACATCGAGGACGCAAAAGacatatcgaaaaattttcctgAAGAAGCCGGCAAGTATGCCATCAGTGCATGtttttttactattctttGGGGGCAAAATCAGTTGATGGAAAGTGTCGACATGGGAAAACGCGGCGAAGAAGAAGCTTCTCAGTTATACGACCAAATTATTTCGTTTATGGATTCCATGCGTTACTTTGTTGCCGGAGAAGGCAATCGCGTTGCTATTCTACGTGAAGAGGCGTACAATACTATTTGTGATATGCTCGTTCTGTTCTGTTCGCAATTGACGTCTCAGGCGAACCCTTTGCTGCATCAGCTGGTTTATGAAGCAGATGCAATTATGCAGGATATGCTCAATCAGTTTATACAAGAGTACGTTTTTGTTGAAGAAGAAGACGACGAACATGACGAGCACTCGAAAATTGAGGAGCTTCataaaagaagaaatttcCTTGCTGCATATTGCAAGCTTATAGTCTACAATATTATTCCCACAAACTCTGCAGCTGATGTTTTCAAGCATTATGTCAAGTATTATAATGATTATGGTGACATAATTAAAACGACGTTGGGTAAAGCAAGagatataaataaagttaattgtGCCTTGACGATGCAGTTGAGTTTGAATGCGTtgtataatgaaattttagcTGAAAaagataaagtaaataaaaatagcgaAGAATTTACTGCTATCAAAGAACTCGCTAAGAGATTCGCTTTGTCGTTTGGACTTGATGCGATTAAAAACCGTGAAGCTATCACTGCTTTACATCGAGCTGGAGTTTTGTTTGCTATCACACCACCGGATGGTGTTGAACAGGATCCTACAGGACCGCCACCAAATCTTCCGTATCTGGAAATTCTCGctgaatttacaaataaattattaaaacaagATAAACGTTTAgtgtaagtatatatatatatatttttttttttatgtatttattaggGGTTTGCGAATTGAATTGAATCATATAATTCAAAACTTTTCGAACaactcgaattttttgaataattcaaaattatttgaataatttgaatcttcacatattatttgaattttttaaaattatccgacaatttttgaattaatcataaatttttctatccgTTTCCATGATTATTCGGAAATATCAAATAGCAAATATCAAACCCAACTCCActgtccatcttacggcattgaataaattaatattttataacatcgaattagaaaatttactatttttaagtATGAAAAAGATCGAAGATTTTTCTATCCATTTCCATGATTATtcggaaatttcaaataagtttttaaattatttgtaactttaaaaattatttcattcgcatcaattaaattttggacagttttcaaatattcaatttttatttaatgggaACTCAGTTTTTAAAGTAACCAAAACTAAGCCGTGATTTTTATCGGTTTTTCTCGAATATTTGCAGTTTGACTCCCAATTTTCACTTCATATTCGTGTTCAGCGGGAAAAAAAACCCCAGAAAATCATAATCTGACACCCAGCAcacaccattttttttttttttgtggacctgtgtaattttttcgtagattCGCGTCTAAGTTCTTTTTACCTCtcacaaaaatttgaattattccaaaaactattacaattttaagcCGTTCAAAAGAAACTTttggattattcaaaaaattacgaaTTCCCTCACCCTTAgtattcatattaaattattactatttacatgaaattttaatttataagacaTGATTATTTGTATAGATTGAATTTCTTGGATAAAAGATTACCTGCTGGAATGCCTTCCTCACGAGGTGAAGATTGGCAGCCACTTTTATTGTATAGAAACAGTTTATTGCATGGAGAGACAGATCAGGTACCTGTGACTAGTAAACGAGCTTATACTAGACGTAAGAAGGATCATCTAGCaggtttgtattttttattatactagtaacagtcgaattccattaactcggacaATTAGTCTACGGACTAGCGGAAATTTCCTCGAAACTCCGACTTACTCGTAGTGGAAATCAAGACTGAGGAAAAGTCCCGAGTTAATGGAATCGCGAACGTGGACTTggtttaagttttaaaaaataatttattgatgtaattaaatttaattgtagaAGAAGAAGAGCCCGAAGAAGCTGAGGATGGTTCAGACCATGAATTCATGGGGTGAGTTTAGTTACTTAATTAAatgtttgtattttaaataattatgttaaatttattataattatttgcttTCAATTATTGTGTGCCTTAGTAATCAGTAATCAATATCACTCATGTTTGCTTTTCATCcactaataaattaatcattggCATTGGCTTCACTTATTATGGTCAtgctttaaaataaaaataaaaaaatcgctagcataTTGTTGactttaatgaaataatttaagcgatcgtattgataataatgatcTACGAACCGCGGAAATCGCTTTTTCTCGCAATCATAAATCGATGGCTCAGTGCAAGAGGGTTCAACACCAAAACATTTACAacgatattaatttataattatcatcattatcaagAAAACCATGGatataatttttcaggaaTCGATGACTTGAACCCTGGCCCCTCCTGCACCGGCTCGTCGAAAACAGTCTGATCTTTTTATCCTGAGAAAAGTACCCGTAGTTGAAAGTTGCAATGGAGCATTAGGGATGATACTATAGGGGATACTCAACTgcgggatttttttttattttttatttcggtaaaatttctaaatttctttttctaaaaattataatgttcATATCCTGAAATCAgttaaattattgtattttatgcgtgcatataaaaaaaacgatatttttcttcataattatttaaattacaaaaaaaattgtattttggtTTATCGACAATACAAATTGGTTTAATGGAttaaaacaatgattttaattaatgcgaAATCCCTTGATTTTCCCTATTGCTCCTCAATCCTTATTTATTGTTAGTGTAAACTTTAAGCGACTTTAAACTTTCCTTTTAGCAAGCAGAAGAAGAAAAGGCAGCCTAAAAAGTCTCCGTAAGTATTAaggactaattaattttttttttagtggaaTTGAtagtagaaaaattatttaaatttattttcagacTCAGCGTAACAAAAACTAATATTTCAAGACCAAAAGCCGCGggtttttttgataataatgaaataccAGCTACTCCTGCATCACCAACACCAACGATTGAGGACACTGCTAGTCCTTCGCAGGATGTAGATGATAGATTTAAAACTTtacaaatacaaaataaaggAGGGTatgtgattttaattattttaattaagtcaaggacattctcagacagttcccgctttttaaaaaaattcaatggcGTGAACTGTCATAATAgtgggaaaattttattgattaatttaaaaataattaaagcattaattgaaaaaaggacaacgtggTTACAATTGTCGCTGaaatgtagatttttttaaaaaatactgacagttattatcaattaggagttaaaagaaatttggtaaataaattttagcctgaATAATTTGACATTCCAAATTATTATGTTGACataaagattttactgaaatttatttttcaaattttgtttaacttcgaattgacatcaaatgtaaataatttttttaaaaatctatgtcTCGGTGAAATTGtccctttttttaattaaggccattctcagacagtgcctcccccccacttaaaaaaatttttaatgacagctgtcataagcgtatcaaaattttatcaa
This sequence is a window from Microplitis mediator isolate UGA2020A chromosome 3, iyMicMedi2.1, whole genome shotgun sequence. Protein-coding genes within it:
- the LOC130666168 gene encoding cohesin subunit SA-1 isoform X3, producing MMPRRGGKRIRMDDPVPPEYQEPMTPMTPMTPMNDNIGGDGQDNYAGYSSYNQAPQTPSHTPRSENYSSESYSSPSTSLAQYQDQQANNDSVQFEQPTTPAAPNMRITRNTRARMRGGTVNQPKYREVDTDYVPIQPIRGRGGGTRGRAKRIPNTTNTEDEASLYYIIKNNRSSLTNIVDDWIEKYKMTRDNALLMLMQFFINASGCKGRITPDMQANMEHVAIIRKMTEEFDEESGEYPLIMTGQPWKKFRTNFCEFVQILVRQCQYSIIYDQFLMDNVISLLTGLSDSQVRAFRHTATLAAMKLMTALVDVALTVSVNLDNTQRQYEAERQKTKERRANDRLESLMAKRKELEENMDEIKNMLTYMFKSVFVHRYRDTLPEIRAICMAEIGVWMKKFHQNFLDDSYLKYIGWTLHDKVGEVRLKCLQALQPLYASEELKAKLELFTSKFKDRIVAMTLDKEYDVAVQAVKLVISILKHHREILTDKDCEHVYELVYSSHRAVAQAAGEFLNERLFTQDEEAVAGVKTKRGKKRLPNTPLIRDLVLFFIESELHEHGAYLVDSLIETNQMMKDWECMTDLLLEEAGPEEEALDNQKETSLIELMVCCIKQAATGEAPVGRGPTRKILSTKEQKQVQDDKQKLTEHFIVTLPLLLDKYSADPEKLANLLSVPQYFDLDIYTKSRQEKNLETLLEKIHVIVEKTHDNDVLDTAAKTLEHMCVEGNAIFTKCDISRSTLIDTIVNKYNEVIDDYRNLIEGAEVPNEDEIFDVVHSLKKIAIFYSCHNMNGKKIWASLYRDIEDAKDISKNFPEEAGKYAISACFFTILWGQNQLMESVDMGKRGEEEASQLYDQIISFMDSMRYFVAGEGNRVAILREEAYNTICDMLVLFCSQLTSQANPLLHQLVYEADAIMQDMLNQFIQEYVFVEEEDDEHDEHSKIEELHKRRNFLAAYCKLIVYNIIPTNSAADVFKHYVKYYNDYGDIIKTTLGKARDINKVNCALTMQLSLNALYNEILAEKDKVNKNSEEFTAIKELAKRFALSFGLDAIKNREAITALHRAGVLFAITPPDGVEQDPTGPPPNLPYLEILAEFTNKLLKQDKRLVLNFLDKRLPAGMPSSRGEDWQPLLLYRNSLLHGETDQVPVTSKRAYTRRKKDHLAEEEEPEEAEDGSDHEFMGNQ
- the LOC130666168 gene encoding cohesin subunit SA-1 isoform X2, whose amino-acid sequence is MMPRRGGKRIRMDDPVPPEYQEPMTPMTPMTPMNDNIGGDGQDNYAGYSSYNQAPQTPSHTPRSENYSSESYSSPSTSLAQYQDQQANNDSVQFEQPTTPAAPNMRITRNTRARMRGGTVNQPKYREVDTDYVPIQPIRGRGGGTRGRAKRIPNTTNTEDEASLYYIIKNNRSSLTNIVDDWIEKYKMTRDNALLMLMQFFINASGCKGRITPDMQANMEHVAIIRKMTEEFDEESGEYPLIMTGQPWKKFRTNFCEFVQILVRQCQYSIIYDQFLMDNVISLLTGLSDSQVRAFRHTATLAAMKLMTALVDVALTVSVNLDNTQRQYEAERQKTKERRANDRLESLMAKRKELEENMDEIKNMLTYMFKSVFVHRYRDTLPEIRAICMAEIGVWMKKFHQNFLDDSYLKYIGWTLHDKVGEVRLKCLQALQPLYASEELKAKLELFTSKFKDRIVAMTLDKEYDVAVQAVKLVISILKHHREILTDKDCEHVYELVYSSHRAVAQAAGEFLNERLFTQDEEAVAGVKTKRGKKRLPNTPLIRDLVLFFIESELHEHGAYLVDSLIETNQMMKDWECMTDLLLEEAGPEEEALDNQKETSLIELMVCCIKQAATGEAPVGRGPTRKILSTKEQKQVQDDKQKLTEHFIVTLPLLLDKYSADPEKLANLLSVPQYFDLDIYTKSRQEKNLETLLEKIHVIVEKTHDNDVLDTAAKTLEHMCVEGNAIFTKCDISRSTLIDTIVNKYNEVIDDYRNLIEGAEVPNEDEIFDVVHSLKKIAIFYSCHNMNGKKIWASLYRDIEDAKDISKNFPEEAGKYAISACFFTILWGQNQLMESVDMGKRGEEEASQLYDQIISFMDSMRYFVAGEGNRVAILREEAYNTICDMLVLFCSQLTSQANPLLHQLVYEADAIMQDMLNQFIQEYVFVEEEDDEHDEHSKIEELHKRRNFLAAYCKLIVYNIIPTNSAADVFKHYVKYYNDYGDIIKTTLGKARDINKVNCALTMQLSLNALYNEILAEKDKVNKNSEEFTAIKELAKRFALSFGLDAIKNREAITALHRAGVLFAITPPDGVEQDPTGPPPNLPYLEILAEFTNKLLKQDKRLVLNFLDKRLPAGMPSSRGEDWQPLLLYRNSLLHGETDQVPVTSKRAYTRRKKDHLAEEEEPEEAEDGSDHEFMGNR
- the LOC130666168 gene encoding cohesin subunit SA-2 isoform X1, which gives rise to MMPRRGGKRIRMDDPVPPEYQEPMTPMTPMTPMNDNIGGDGQDNYAGYSSYNQAPQTPSHTPRSENYSSESYSSPSTSLAQYQDQQANNDSVQFEQPTTPAAPNMRITRNTRARMRGGTVNQPKYREVDTDYVPIQPIRGRGGGTRGRAKRIPNTTNTEDEASLYYIIKNNRSSLTNIVDDWIEKYKMTRDNALLMLMQFFINASGCKGRITPDMQANMEHVAIIRKMTEEFDEESGEYPLIMTGQPWKKFRTNFCEFVQILVRQCQYSIIYDQFLMDNVISLLTGLSDSQVRAFRHTATLAAMKLMTALVDVALTVSVNLDNTQRQYEAERQKTKERRANDRLESLMAKRKELEENMDEIKNMLTYMFKSVFVHRYRDTLPEIRAICMAEIGVWMKKFHQNFLDDSYLKYIGWTLHDKVGEVRLKCLQALQPLYASEELKAKLELFTSKFKDRIVAMTLDKEYDVAVQAVKLVISILKHHREILTDKDCEHVYELVYSSHRAVAQAAGEFLNERLFTQDEEAVAGVKTKRGKKRLPNTPLIRDLVLFFIESELHEHGAYLVDSLIETNQMMKDWECMTDLLLEEAGPEEEALDNQKETSLIELMVCCIKQAATGEAPVGRGPTRKILSTKEQKQVQDDKQKLTEHFIVTLPLLLDKYSADPEKLANLLSVPQYFDLDIYTKSRQEKNLETLLEKIHVIVEKTHDNDVLDTAAKTLEHMCVEGNAIFTKCDISRSTLIDTIVNKYNEVIDDYRNLIEGAEVPNEDEIFDVVHSLKKIAIFYSCHNMNGKKIWASLYRDIEDAKDISKNFPEEAGKYAISACFFTILWGQNQLMESVDMGKRGEEEASQLYDQIISFMDSMRYFVAGEGNRVAILREEAYNTICDMLVLFCSQLTSQANPLLHQLVYEADAIMQDMLNQFIQEYVFVEEEDDEHDEHSKIEELHKRRNFLAAYCKLIVYNIIPTNSAADVFKHYVKYYNDYGDIIKTTLGKARDINKVNCALTMQLSLNALYNEILAEKDKVNKNSEEFTAIKELAKRFALSFGLDAIKNREAITALHRAGVLFAITPPDGVEQDPTGPPPNLPYLEILAEFTNKLLKQDKRLVLNFLDKRLPAGMPSSRGEDWQPLLLYRNSLLHGETDQVPVTSKRAYTRRKKDHLAEEEEPEEAEDGSDHEFMGKQKKKRQPKKSPLSVTKTNISRPKAAGFFDNNEIPATPASPTPTIEDTASPSQDVDDRFKTLQIQNKGGRRSSDQQEPRELRRTARNSGRYVQGQYMESDSE